In the Geoanaerobacter pelophilus genome, TAGATGGCAAACCCTTTCTCCTCCCAGGCCGGCATCCCTTCACTCAACACATATAAGTTGCGATAGCCGAGTGTTGCTGCCAGCCGGGCCGCTTTGGGGCTTTTACCGCACTTGAAGCCGTTGCAGTAGAACACCAGCTTGGCATCCTTTGGGAATGCGAGCACTGCCGGGTTCTTTTCTAACTCCGGTAACGGGATGTTCTTTGCCCCTTTGATATGCACCTCCTGATACTCCTCAGGGGTACGGGCATCAATCACCTCAAGACCGGCTTCTTTCCGGTCGATCATCGCTTTCAGCTCTTCGCTGCCGACCACGGTAAACGGTTCCGGTTGCTTGTCAGCTCCGCAGGCCAACCCAACCGTTACCAGCAAGGTCAGCATTACCATCATCAAAGTTCTTTTCATAACCACTACCCTTTCTGCAAAAATGAATACGGCAACCAAGGTTCGTGCCTCACTGTTTATAAAATTTACCTTAGCGATAAGTCAAATTGATTAAATCAATACTAATCGCCCAAGGAATAGCTTGTAACGATATGAAGATAAGCAGGGCGCGAACTATCTGCGATTGCAGCTTGCGACCGAATTCACTGTTGGAACGTTCCGGGCAGCTGTGCTACATTGCCGGAACAAACTGATCGTTTACATTCAGCAGCACTCAACAGGAGGATGGAACAATGAAGAAAATGATCATGCTGGCGTTGACCGTCGCCACACTGCTGTTCACCCAAACCGCTTTTGCCGAACTGACGAAAATCGCGGACAACGTCTACTCCTACATCGGCAGCAAGGAAGCGTCACCTACCAACAGTTTTGCCGCCAACGCCGGGATCGTCATCGGCAAGGACGGCGTGCTGGTGGTGGATACCCTGATTTCGGCCAAGGAAGGGGAGCGGTTCCTGTCAGACATCCGCAAGGTAACCAATAAGCCGATCAAGTACGTGGTCAATACCCACACACATCTGGACCACGCCCTCGGCAACTGTGTTTTTGCCAGGCTCGGGGCGTCCGTCATCTCCCACACCGCAGACCGCAAGCTCATGGAGCGGGTCGGCGCCGACACCCTCAAGAACATCGGCAACTACGGCCTGAAGCCGGAGGATATGATCGGCACCGAAATCGCCCTGCCGTCGCTCTATTTCAGCGACCGGCTGACCATCGATCTGGGTGACGAGACCGTGGAACTGATCCGCACGGCGCCGTCTCACACCGAAGGGAGCGTGGTTGTTTCCGTGCCGGCCAAGAAACTAATCTTCAGCGGCGACATCCTCTTCACCGATTTTCACCCCTTCCTGGCTGATGGTGACTTCAGCGGCTGGGCCAAAACCCTGGACACGCTGCTGGCCATGGACGTCGAGAAGATCATCCCTGGTCACGGCCCGCTCTCCGGCAAGAAAGATCTGAAAGAGATGAAGGAGTATCTGGCGCTGTTCGACAGCAAAGCGCGGGAACTGGCCGCCAGTTCGCAGGATGCCGACGCTATTGCAGCTGAGCTGAAGCAGATCCTGCCCAAGCGAAGCTTGGCCGAGTGGATGATTGCCTACAATGTGAAGAGCCGGTATCTGGGCAAGAAATAGACACAAGGGTCCGCATGCAACAGGTCACCTCTTTTCTCTGGGTTCGCCCTGCCAGCGTCTGCCCTAGACGCCCGCCAGCAGGCTAAATAGCGCCTTTGCAATTGCCCTGAGCATCATAACATGCTATATCTACTGAGCACCTGAACCACAGGGACCAACCCTGTGGTTTTTTATTGGCCCAAAACAACAGGAGAACAGCATGAACAGGAAGCCCTCAGCCGGCAGCATCGTAGAAACGCGATGCACACGCTGCCGTACGATAATGAACCATACGATTGTTGCCATGATCGGGGAGCAGATTGCCCGGGTCGAGTGCAACACCTGCCACAGTGTCCATAATTATCACCCGATCAAGGTTGCCAAAGAACCGGCTGCGCCTAAAACCGCCACCACCAAGAGGGTTGCGGCACCCAGAAAACCGAAGGCAGATCCCGCGGCAGTTGCTGCTGCCGAGTGGGAAGCGCTGCTGGCTGGAGTAGACCCGGACCAGGCGATTCCATACGAAATGACCGGAAAATACCGCCTCAAAGCCTTGTTGCGCCATCCGCAGTTCGGGCTCGGCATTGTGCAGCTCGTACTGCCGGACAAGATCGATGTGCTGTTTCAAATGGGCAAGAAGCGGCTCCGCTGCGGTTAACGGTGAAGCTAAGCTTGGGGCCGAGCCTTATCTGGAGCGGCTCTAACGAATTTACGACCGTAACTTGAAGAATCTTAAATAACAGGCATTATGTAAGGGTGGCAAGATCACAAGCCATGCTGCGACAACCAACAGGATAAATGTCCGAGCCGTTCGGACATCTGGTGGAAGGAGTCTGCATTTCAATGATCGAAAACCTGCACAAATGGCTGATCACCAGGTTGGTACTCGCCTGGATCGTCCTGTCACTGTTGATCGGAGTTTTGGTTAATTATTTCGGCAATGCCCGTTTGGACAACCATGTTGTAAACATGGCCAAAACCGAAACCGCAAGTTACCGGGATGCGATAGTCTCCTACCTGAAATCACCTTCTCAGCAGTCCCTTGCCGAGCTAAACCGCAGAATCCAGGTTGAGATCGAACAGGACAACCTGATTGCCGTTGAATTCTATGATGCCGGTTCCCGGAAAATCGCCGAAGCAATCAAACCTTCTGCCCGAGAGGTGGAAAAAAAGCTCCCCAAGCACGGCACCGATTTTGCCGATAAAGACGGCATTATCTGCAAAAAACTGATGTTGGACAGCGACACCTATCTGCGGGTGTTTGTCCCCATAATGAATGGGGGCGGAGCCAAGATCGGTTACCTGGAAGGGATCTACCATGCGCCACGCGAAACCATTTCGCAGATCAAGCAGCAGATTTTCTGGTCGCTGATCCTGGTCGTACTGGTCATTTTCGCGACCAGCCTAGTGCTGTATCCCCTCATCATCCGCCTCAACAAGCGGCTCCTCGACTACTCGCGCAATCTCGCACTCACAAACATCGGCATGCTGAAGGTCCTGGGAAGCGCCATTGCCAAGCGCGACAGCGATACCAATATCCATAACTACCGGGTAACCCTCTACTCGGTGCGGATCGGCGAAAAACTGGGGCTTGCTAATAACCAGATGAAGGGGCTGATCAAAGGGGCCTTTCTCCATGATCTGGGAAAGATCGCCATCAGCGATGCGATCCTGCTTAAACCTGGCAAGCTTACTGACGAAGAATTTGAGGTCATGAAGACCCATGTCCGCCATGGCGAGGATATCATCCGCAACTACGACTGGCTGCAGGATGCGCTCGACGTGGTTGGCGGCCACCACGAAAAATACGATGGCAGCGGTTACCCAAACAGCCTGGCTCAGAGTAACATCCCGCTCAATGCCCGGATATTCGCCGTGGCAGATGTGTTTGATGCCCTGACCTCCAGACGACCATACAAAGAACCATTCGGTTACGATGTTGCGCTTGAGATCCTGCGACAATCCGTTGGCAGTCACTTTGACCCGGACGTCGCCCGGCTCTTCCTTGACCATGCCGCCGACATGCACGCCGAAATCTGCACTGACAATGAGCCGTTGTTGCACCAAAAGCTGGAACTGTGCATAGATCAGTATTTTCAATAGCCGGATAATGGAAACAGGGATGTTATTAAAAAGGATGACGATGATATGCCCCCAACCCGCTGTGCCTGGGTCGGCAGCGACCCGCTTTACCAGTCATACCATGATCAGGAATGGGGAGTGCCGGTCCATGACGACCGGCTGCTGTTCGAGTTTCTGACTCTGGAAGGGGCCCAGGCAGGGCTTTCCTGGATCACCATTCTGCGCAAGCGCGAGGCTTACCGCGCGGCCTTTGCCGGGTTTGACCCAGCTGTAGTGGCCCGCTTTGACGAGGCAAAGACCGCGGAACTCATGGCCAACTCAGGCATCGTCCGCAACCGGTTGAAGATTGCCTCGACCATTACCAATGCCCGCGCCTTTCTGAAGGTGCAGGAGGAATTCGGTTCCTTCGATGCCTACCAATGGCGCTTCGTAGACGGCGCGCCGATCCAGAACGCTTGGCAGAGCATAAAGGAAGTCCCGGCCAGCACTCCTTTATCGGATGCCATGAGCCGGGACCTGAAACAACGCGGCTTTCGCTTTGTCGGCAGCACCATCTGCTACGCCCATATGCAGGGAATCGGCATGGTCAATGATCACACCTGCGACTGCTTCCGCTGGCGAGAGCTTGGCGGTGGGTAGCTAACCGCCGGTTACAATTTGAACTGCTTTACCAGCCGCTGCAACTCCTCGGCATTACGGTTCAGCTGTGACGCTGCAGTTGCCGATTCCTGAGCGCCTTGTGAAGTCTGCTGCACCACATCGGTAATCTGGTGCATATTGCTGGAAATCTCGCTGGTCGTGGCAGTCTGCTCTTCTGCAGCAGTGGCGATCTGGTTGATCTGCATCGATACCGCACTGATCTGTTCCAGAATCTCATTGAGCGATGTCTCTAACTGAGCCGCATCGGTTGCCCCCTGCTCGGTCCCTTTGACCCCTTCCTCCATCGAAGCGATCGCCAGCTTAGTCTCCGACTGGATCGCCTTGATCATTTCGCTGATCTCCTTGGTGGCCTTGGTGGTCCGCTCCGCCAGGGCACGAACCTCATCGGCGACCACTGCAAAACCTCTCCCCTGCTCTCCGGCGCGGGCAGCTTCAATGGCGGCATTCAGCGCCAGCAGGTTGGTCTGGTCGGCAATATCCTCGATGGTGGCCACTATGGCGCCGATCTGGTCGGAGCGGGCACCGAGCGACGCCACAATCTCGGCATTTTCTCGCGTCTTGCCTCCGCGAAACTTGATGCCGTCAATCGTCTGCTTGACTACTTCAAACCCTTTCCGGGCAATCTGGGTTGCCAAATCAGAGCCGTCTACGGCAAGCTGGCAGTTCTGGGCGATATCGCCGGATGTGGCGGCCATCTCTTCTCCGGCAGTGGCAACCGAAACCGACTGGGCAGCTACTTTTTCCGCACCGGTGGCGATCCGTTCGGCAGTGCTTTGGACCTGGTTGGCGGCCACTGCCACCTGCGTCGAACCATCCGCCACCTTTGTGAGTGCGTCAGCAAAAGATTCTGCCATCACGTTGAACGATCTGCCGATAGTGCCCAGTTCATCACTGCTTTCTAAACGAATGCGCTGCGTCAGATCGCCATTGGCCATGGCTTCGCTGGCAACGATCAATGCCGATGATGCTTCGGCAATGGAGCGAATTATCATGATCCCCAGCAGCAATGACACCAGTATCGAGCCGGCAATGGCAGCAATGACCAGGATCATGGTGGATCGGTAATTCCTGACAGCTTCCTCGTGAGATTTTTTGGCAAGCATGTTTTCGTGATCATACAGCTTTTGCACCACTTCATTGGCGTCCTTGAACAGCGGGTTGATCTTGGTCAGGGTCAGCGCCACCCCCTCATCGAACCGACCGGCCAGGATCGCCTCGCGGACTGGCAGCAACCCTTCCTTGACAAAGCGCCCCCGTTTTTCGGCAAATTCATCGGCCAGTTTCTTCTCTTCGCCACTCATCGGGCCGATGGTGTACTCTTTCCAGACTGCCGTGATCTCTTCAATATTCTTCATCACCTGATCGGTATGAAAAGGAAGGGCATGATCGTGCAGCTTTACGATATCCGGACTTTTTGGATCATGCTGCAGCGACAGCAGCAGCTGGATGCGGTTGTCGCGCATCAACCCCCTGATCTGGCTCAGCTGGATGACACTTGCCATATTCTTCTTGTAGAGCGTTTCGATCTGCCTGTTACTGGCCTTCATGCCGACCAAACCCAGAACGCCGGCAACAACGACCGAAATACATCCCACCAGCAAAATAATCAAGATTTTAGTCTTTATGCTGAAATTCATACAAATACTCTCCTTAAAATAAGTTTCACAGCACAGTTCTGACTCTTTCCAGCAACGCCTCGGCAGTAAACGGTTTCTGCAGGTAGTTGACCTCTTCCTCAAGGGTATCGCTGCGAATGCTGGGGTTCATCGGGTAACCGGAGATATAGACGACCCGCAATGAAGGGATCTGGACCAGCAGCTGCTCGTAAAGCTCCGGCCCGCTCATGACCGGCATGACGATATCCGAAACCAGCAGATCAATTCTGTCCCGGTTGTTAAAGGCAACTTCCACGGCACGATTACCGTCTGCGGCTGTCAGCACCTGATAACCGTACCCTTCCAGCATCTCCCGGACCATATCCCGGACCATCTCATTATCTTCAACCACCAGAATGGTTTTTTCATCATGAGCCTTGGCAGGAGCAAGCACCGGCGCCTGTGCCTCGACCAGGGGCACTTCAGCAGCTGCCGGCAGATAGATACGAAATGTCGTCCCTTCATGTTCGCGACTGGTGACGCTTATATGGCCATGGTGCTGTTTGACGATACCGTAGACCGTTGCCAGCCCCAGCCCGGTGCCATGCCCTGCAGCCTTGGTGGTGAAAAACGGCTCAAAAATATGAGCGAGCACATCGCTGTTCATACCGCAACCGGTATCGTGGAACGCCAGCAGGATATAGTCTCCGTCAGTCATCCCCGGGTGCAGCCTTACGTTTTCGCCATCCATGAACACCTTGCAGGTCTCAATGGCTATAATGCCTTTGCCACTCAAGGCATCCTGGGCATTGACAGTAAGATTGAGAATCACCTGCTCCATCTGGGAACGATCCGCCGCAACAAACGCCCCTGCCGGATCAAGGGCCAGCTTGATGCTGATGCTTTCCCGAATGGTTCTGCGCAGCACGATATAAAACGATTCAATGACCTCGTTAAGGTCAAAAACCTTGGTGGCAACTGCCTGTCGGCGGCCGAAGCTCAAGAGCTGCTGGGTGAGGTCTTTGGCCTTGTGCGCGGCCGCGCTGATCCCTGCCACCTTTGCGACCAGCGGGTCGCCAGGTTGCAACCGGGCGGCAACCATCTCGGCATAACCAAGGATCGGCGTCAGCAGATTATTGAAGTCATGGGCGATGCCACCGGCCAGATGGCCAATGGCTTCCATCTTCTGGGCCTGGCGGAGTTGCATCTCCATCTCGCGCTGCTCGGTAATGTCGCGTTCCAGAACAACCATACCGTGGCGGCTGCTGTCAGCCTTGTAAAGGGGGATTTTACTGGTCGCAAGGATTAGTTCTCGACCATCCGGTCCGGTGATCACCTCTTCCAGATGCATCGGGCATTGCTGCTCCCATGCTACTTGGTCCGATTGCCGGCAGGAAAGCAGTGCATCCTTCCTTTCAGGCACGATCTCAGCCAGTTCAAGGTCGGTTTTCCCGAAATAATCCACCTGCTGCAGGTTGAACAGCTCTCTCCCCGCGTTATTGGCATGCAACCACCTGCCGGCAGCGTCTTTAAAGAAGATCGCATCCGGAATGGCCGAAAGCAGGCCACGCATGCGCGTCTCGCTTTCGAGCGCCTGCTCCTCAGCTTCCTTAATGTCGGTTATGTCGGAGACAATATGCACCGCGCCGGTTATCTCGCCGAACTCATTTCTGATCGGGTCAACCGTAGTTTCATACCAGCGTTCATTATGCACGATCTGCATTGAGGCACGATGACCGGTGTCCAGCATCTTCTGAAAGGGACAGCCTGAAATATGCAATGTGGCGTTATGGGCGACTTCACAACACTTGTGACCAATCACCTCGTCTCTCAGTTTGCCGAAAATCTTCTCGGTGGCTTTGTTGGCACGAAGCACATGGAGGTTAATGTCCATGACCCAGATGGCATTCTCCACAGCATTGAAGGTCGATTGCCAAGCCTCGGCAGACTGTGAAATTTCTTTCTGTTGTTCCTGCTGAACACGATAAGCAGCTTCAATTCGCTTCAACTGACGCAGCAGACTGAGTGCCAGCAGGCTCAGGGCCACAGAGACCAGCGCGACAAGCACTGCCTGGATGAAAGTATCCTGCTGCCATTGTGAAAGCACCTCGTCTTTATCCATATTTGCCATGGCAACTATCGGAAAATCATCCAGCGAATCATAGGAAACGATCCGGGCACTCGACTCCAAAAGCGCCTTGCCTCTGGGAATGTGGAAAGTGCCTTTTGGCGAACGGGGAAGATGGGTACGGACCAGGTGAGATTTCTTGAAGTCGCTTGCGAAATCCGACTCCTTGTATGGCACCGCCAGGAGCAGAACACCGTCCTTGCGTACCATGACGATCTTGCCGTTGTCCCCCAGCTCCAGTGATTCATAAAACCTGCGGAAATAGTCGAGGTCAAGGGCCACTGCCCCCACCCCGGCGAACTCCCCTTTGCCATTCAGAATTGATCGAGAAAGGGTGATGCGCCATTTACCGCTTATCCGGCTTTTGAACGGCTTCGAAAGGAAGGGAGAACCATCGACGGGATTGTCACGATGGTGGATAAAATAGTCACGATCCGACACATCGGCTTGGGCGACAGGCGTGTCAAGGGAATGGGCAAAGAGCAAGCCTTGCCGATTAACCAGGATAATCGAGGCAATTTGCGGGCTGGTGTGTTTATGGGAACCCAGCAGTCGCTTCAGATTTGTGCCTCGCTGTTGAGAGACACCTCCATGCTCTTCTACCTGTTCAATGACATACTGCAGAACGGCATCAGCTTCGTTGAGCGTCCGGTCGGCATGCTCTTTAAGCGCGTTGGCATAGCCACGTGTCTGCTGTTCCGACCC is a window encoding:
- a CDS encoding rhodanese-like domain-containing protein; protein product: MKRTLMMVMLTLLVTVGLACGADKQPEPFTVVGSEELKAMIDRKEAGLEVIDARTPEEYQEVHIKGAKNIPLPELEKNPAVLAFPKDAKLVFYCNGFKCGKSPKAARLAATLGYRNLYVLSEGMPAWEEKGFAIYAGPDYEKKIDTTRIQPKELQAMLTSAPDKLTLVDVRDQKEFAEGHIPGAVNIPVTSFAARSAGLDKEKKIIVYCNSGGRSYNAYRKLQKMAYKNIAQTIFSDWEEAGLPVAKGTAP
- a CDS encoding MBL fold metallo-hydrolase, with the protein product MKKMIMLALTVATLLFTQTAFAELTKIADNVYSYIGSKEASPTNSFAANAGIVIGKDGVLVVDTLISAKEGERFLSDIRKVTNKPIKYVVNTHTHLDHALGNCVFARLGASVISHTADRKLMERVGADTLKNIGNYGLKPEDMIGTEIALPSLYFSDRLTIDLGDETVELIRTAPSHTEGSVVVSVPAKKLIFSGDILFTDFHPFLADGDFSGWAKTLDTLLAMDVEKIIPGHGPLSGKKDLKEMKEYLALFDSKARELAASSQDADAIAAELKQILPKRSLAEWMIAYNVKSRYLGKK
- a CDS encoding HD-GYP domain-containing protein — its product is MSEPFGHLVEGVCISMIENLHKWLITRLVLAWIVLSLLIGVLVNYFGNARLDNHVVNMAKTETASYRDAIVSYLKSPSQQSLAELNRRIQVEIEQDNLIAVEFYDAGSRKIAEAIKPSAREVEKKLPKHGTDFADKDGIICKKLMLDSDTYLRVFVPIMNGGGAKIGYLEGIYHAPRETISQIKQQIFWSLILVVLVIFATSLVLYPLIIRLNKRLLDYSRNLALTNIGMLKVLGSAIAKRDSDTNIHNYRVTLYSVRIGEKLGLANNQMKGLIKGAFLHDLGKIAISDAILLKPGKLTDEEFEVMKTHVRHGEDIIRNYDWLQDALDVVGGHHEKYDGSGYPNSLAQSNIPLNARIFAVADVFDALTSRRPYKEPFGYDVALEILRQSVGSHFDPDVARLFLDHAADMHAEICTDNEPLLHQKLELCIDQYFQ
- a CDS encoding DNA-3-methyladenine glycosylase I, with protein sequence MPPTRCAWVGSDPLYQSYHDQEWGVPVHDDRLLFEFLTLEGAQAGLSWITILRKREAYRAAFAGFDPAVVARFDEAKTAELMANSGIVRNRLKIASTITNARAFLKVQEEFGSFDAYQWRFVDGAPIQNAWQSIKEVPASTPLSDAMSRDLKQRGFRFVGSTICYAHMQGIGMVNDHTCDCFRWRELGGG
- a CDS encoding HAMP domain-containing methyl-accepting chemotaxis protein; amino-acid sequence: MNFSIKTKILIILLVGCISVVVAGVLGLVGMKASNRQIETLYKKNMASVIQLSQIRGLMRDNRIQLLLSLQHDPKSPDIVKLHDHALPFHTDQVMKNIEEITAVWKEYTIGPMSGEEKKLADEFAEKRGRFVKEGLLPVREAILAGRFDEGVALTLTKINPLFKDANEVVQKLYDHENMLAKKSHEEAVRNYRSTMILVIAAIAGSILVSLLLGIMIIRSIAEASSALIVASEAMANGDLTQRIRLESSDELGTIGRSFNVMAESFADALTKVADGSTQVAVAANQVQSTAERIATGAEKVAAQSVSVATAGEEMAATSGDIAQNCQLAVDGSDLATQIARKGFEVVKQTIDGIKFRGGKTRENAEIVASLGARSDQIGAIVATIEDIADQTNLLALNAAIEAARAGEQGRGFAVVADEVRALAERTTKATKEISEMIKAIQSETKLAIASMEEGVKGTEQGATDAAQLETSLNEILEQISAVSMQINQIATAAEEQTATTSEISSNMHQITDVVQQTSQGAQESATAASQLNRNAEELQRLVKQFKL
- a CDS encoding PAS domain-containing protein, with the translated sequence MIIVAVTALILVLVGFSIWKSLAEYRLTITGSEQQTRGYANALKEHADRTLNEADAVLQYVIEQVEEHGGVSQQRGTNLKRLLGSHKHTSPQIASIILVNRQGLLFAHSLDTPVAQADVSDRDYFIHHRDNPVDGSPFLSKPFKSRISGKWRITLSRSILNGKGEFAGVGAVALDLDYFRRFYESLELGDNGKIVMVRKDGVLLLAVPYKESDFASDFKKSHLVRTHLPRSPKGTFHIPRGKALLESSARIVSYDSLDDFPIVAMANMDKDEVLSQWQQDTFIQAVLVALVSVALSLLALSLLRQLKRIEAAYRVQQEQQKEISQSAEAWQSTFNAVENAIWVMDINLHVLRANKATEKIFGKLRDEVIGHKCCEVAHNATLHISGCPFQKMLDTGHRASMQIVHNERWYETTVDPIRNEFGEITGAVHIVSDITDIKEAEEQALESETRMRGLLSAIPDAIFFKDAAGRWLHANNAGRELFNLQQVDYFGKTDLELAEIVPERKDALLSCRQSDQVAWEQQCPMHLEEVITGPDGRELILATSKIPLYKADSSRHGMVVLERDITEQREMEMQLRQAQKMEAIGHLAGGIAHDFNNLLTPILGYAEMVAARLQPGDPLVAKVAGISAAAHKAKDLTQQLLSFGRRQAVATKVFDLNEVIESFYIVLRRTIRESISIKLALDPAGAFVAADRSQMEQVILNLTVNAQDALSGKGIIAIETCKVFMDGENVRLHPGMTDGDYILLAFHDTGCGMNSDVLAHIFEPFFTTKAAGHGTGLGLATVYGIVKQHHGHISVTSREHEGTTFRIYLPAAAEVPLVEAQAPVLAPAKAHDEKTILVVEDNEMVRDMVREMLEGYGYQVLTAADGNRAVEVAFNNRDRIDLLVSDIVMPVMSGPELYEQLLVQIPSLRVVYISGYPMNPSIRSDTLEEEVNYLQKPFTAEALLERVRTVL